A genomic window from Bacillota bacterium includes:
- a CDS encoding response regulator transcription factor gives MRDLTSSRPVRVLVVDDDPLVRYAFRALLESMEDVTVVGEASSGQGAVAKIKDTEPDLVLMDVHMDNMNGLQATRALVHQRAGTRVLVISVLPEDPYALEALRAGAFGYLRKEDVAHHLHEAILAVARGETYLSPNVAPDLLRRLVQAQYGVTAPALTSKEAEVLRLLAQGNSNKEIAVTLGCTVRTVKAHVSRILDKLQVQDRTQAAILAVRLGLIGAPPAERPARREARGA, from the coding sequence ATGAGAGACCTGACATCGAGCCGGCCGGTTCGCGTCCTGGTGGTGGACGATGACCCGCTCGTGCGGTATGCGTTTCGCGCGCTGCTCGAGTCCATGGAAGACGTCACGGTCGTGGGCGAGGCGTCGAGTGGCCAGGGTGCCGTGGCCAAAATCAAAGACACCGAACCCGACCTCGTCCTCATGGACGTGCACATGGACAACATGAACGGGCTCCAGGCCACCCGGGCCCTCGTCCATCAGCGCGCCGGAACACGGGTGCTGGTGATAAGCGTCCTGCCCGAAGATCCGTACGCCCTGGAGGCCTTGAGGGCGGGGGCCTTTGGGTACCTCCGCAAGGAGGACGTCGCGCACCACCTTCACGAGGCCATCTTGGCCGTCGCTCGCGGAGAGACCTACCTCTCGCCGAACGTGGCACCCGACCTGCTTCGGCGCCTTGTCCAGGCCCAGTACGGCGTGACGGCGCCCGCTTTGACCTCTAAGGAGGCTGAGGTGCTGCGGCTGCTGGCGCAGGGCAACAGCAACAAAGAGATCGCCGTGACCCTGGGCTGCACCGTGCGAACCGTTAAGGCCCACGTTTCCCGCATCCTGGACAAGCTTCAAGTGCAGGACCGGACCCAGGCCGCCATCCTCGCTGTCCGTCTCGGCCTCATCGGCGCGCCGCCGGCGGAACGCCCCGCCAGACGCGAAGCTCGTGGCGCGTAA